In Apium graveolens cultivar Ventura chromosome 10, ASM990537v1, whole genome shotgun sequence, the following are encoded in one genomic region:
- the LOC141692816 gene encoding serine/threonine-protein kinase Nek2-like, producing the protein MENYEILEQIGRGSFASALLVRHRHEKKKYVLKKIRLARQTIRTRRSAVQEMELISRVQHPYIVEYKDSWVEKGCFVCIVIAYCEGGDMADAIKRTNGVYFTEEKLCKWLVQLLMALDYLHKNHILHRDVKCSNIFLKKNQDIRLGDFGLAKMLTSDDLACSVVGTPSYMCPELLADIPYGSKSDIWSLGCCLYEMAAHKPAFKAFDMQSLIKKINKSIVAPIPVMYSGAFRGLVKSMLRKNPELRPSAADLLRLPYLQPYVLNIHLNSCSPRRHTFPEQHITNYVKQTRFAEPEAVTMHPDREKRRSFGYDRALNPSVSAAELDSFCNSEGSHDSRRFNRKFSVDSIGEDNVSDKTIATKSISSVKSPIFTPAKVSATVTRRAATPRIYTTISDYDLCQKLQTPSKKPLPSTRRASLPLSARTVSKTPYKASTELLHDVASPDVSVNTPIIDKMTEFPLASAEDPFFPVRKTSSTSAQCSSTSPSCENKSITKDKCTVQSFDKSRRTVTRSYITNVDNVAPIPRSECSENNPTTCISSRPSSESGSQQHRFDTSSYQQRAEALEGLLEFSANLMQQNRFQELSVLLKPFGPEKVSSRETAIWLTKSFKDTGV; encoded by the exons ATGGAAAATTATGAAATTCTGGAGCAGATTGGCAGAGGGTCCTTTGCTTCTGCTTTACTTGTGAGGCACAGACATGAAAAGAAAAA GTATGTGCTTAAGAAAATTCGCCTTGCTCGGCAAACAATTAGGACGCGCAGATCTGCCGTCCAAGAG ATGGAACTTATTTCTAGAGTGCAACATCCATACATTGTAGAGTACAAAGATTCCTGGGTAGAAAAG GGCTGCTTTGTTTGCATCGTCATAGCATACTGTGAGGGAGGAGACAT GGCGGATGCTATCAAAAGAACAAATGGTGTTTATTTCACTGAAGAG AAACTATGCAAGTGGCTCGTTCAGCTTCTTATGGCACTTGATTACTTACACAAGAACCATATTCTTCATCGTGATGTCAAG TGTTCAAATATATTTCTGAAGAAAAATCAAGACATACGATTAG GTGATTTTGGCCTTGCTAAAATGTTGACTTCTGATGACCTAGCATGCTCA GTTGTGGGCACTCCTAGTTACATGTGCCCTGAACTTCTTGCTGACATACCTTACGGTTCAAAGTCGGATATCTGGTCTCTTG GTTGTTGTTTATATGAAATGGCTGCCCATAAGCCTGCGTTTAAAGCTTTC GACATGCAATCTCTGATCAAGAAGATAAACAAGTCTATAGTGGCTCCAATACCTGTGATGTATTCTGGTGCATT TCGGGGACTTGTAAAGAGCATGCTGCGGAAAAACCCTGAACTTAGACCAAGT GCTGCAGACTTGCTCAGGCTCCCATATCTTCAGCCTTATGTCTTAAACATCCATTTGAATTCGTGCAGTCCTAGAAGGCATACTTTCCCGGAGCAGCATATTACCAATTACGTAAAGCAAACACGATTCGCTGAGCCTGAAGCTGTTACCATGCATCCCGATAGAGAAAAAAGACGATCATTCGGCTATGACAGGGCTTTAAATCCTAGTGTATCCGCAGCTGAGCTGGATTCATTTTGTAATTCTGAAGGATCGCATGATTCTCGAAGATTTAACAGAAAATTTTCTGTTGACAGTATAGGCGAAGATAATGTTAGTGACAAGACAATTGCTACGAAGTCAATAAGTTCTGTCAAATCCCCAATATTTACACCGGCAAAAGTTTCTGCTACGGTTACGAGAAGAGCAGCAACTCCGAGGATATATACCACCATTTCAGATTATGATTTG TGCCAGAAGTTACAAACACCATCTAAGAAACCTTTGCCATCAACTCGGAGAGCATCTCTTCCGTTGTCAGCAAGAACCGTATCAAAAACACCTTACAAGGCCAGCACTGAACTCCTACATGATGTTGCATCTCCTGATGTGTCTGTGAACACTCCAATAATTGACAAGATGACAGAATTTCCATTGGCATCTGCCGAAGACCCTTTCTTTCCTGTTCGGAAAACTTCATCAACATCTGCCCAGTGCTCTTCTACTTCACCAAGTTGTGAAAATAAATCAATCACAAAGGACAAATGCACAGTCCAGAGTTTTGATAAAAGTCGTAGAACAGTTACCAGATCATACATAACAAATGTTGATAATGTCGCTCCAATTCCTAGAAGTGAGTGCTCCGAGAACAATCCAACAACTTGCATTTCAAGCCGGCCATCTTCAGAATCTGGTTCCCAGCAACATAGGTTTGACACATCGTCGTACCAGCAAAGAGCTGAGGCCCTTGAAGGGTTGCTCGAGTTTAGTGCAAATCTTATGCAGCAAAATCGATTCCAAGAGTTATCCGTGCTGTTGAAGCCGTTTGGTCCTGAGAAGGTTTCTTCCAGGGAAACAGCGATTTGGCTGACAAAGAGCTTTAAGGATACTGGTGTGTAG